One window of the Equus caballus isolate H_3958 breed thoroughbred chromosome 2, TB-T2T, whole genome shotgun sequence genome contains the following:
- the LOC138923114 gene encoding basic proline-rich protein-like — translation MVRSCSPGRSRSRAPGPPRPPPPPRAPRRRPRPRPRPPPAAGSRPITAAASASPGGAKGKAGGAKGSRRWSPPAPGPGATSTRPAPRPPPPGPPARPPRAPRALGAGHAPARAANANANARGPGARGGRAGRCRRREARIAAAAEAEGPGRSGGAGAGPAGPSSRGAPPPPRSSHRAAPARLVPAALAGRVAPAAGRPGPARPARTPPPAPAPRPARALPPVRPRARLPGRRSAVAAALRARRRRRRGARRTSSRRLAPARTERPALSSRRRPAPRPAPRAAPPRAPSGAARPPQPSAGQECDRLPGAALPGTRAPPARARAARLWSGLSARGSGQSAQDSAPLGFASAPLGSSQPRPPGTRPRSAPPTRGSAPLGPARPRPPEGRSAGAAAAPGGPLSGRGGFLRGWEGARPAAAAAAGAWKPTRGPRRNRNPAERRAGQGCAAPPRGRHTARSARPRARRPPCSGTRVHAVRAPLPAAGPCTSGSRRPGPPHGKHPAPRVRDPHTQARRSPTPRGAVGGCPGRSRP, via the coding sequence ATGGTGCGCTCCTGCTCCCCGGGCCGCTCCCGCTCCCGCGCGCCCGGGCCCCCGCGGCCCCCACCGCCACCCCGCGCGCCCCGGcggcggccccggccccggccccggccgccCCCCGCCGCCGGCTCCCGGCCGATCACGGCCGCGGCCTCGGCCTCGCCCGGGGGCGCGAAGGGGAAGGCGGGCGGGGCGAAGGGGTCCCGCCGCTGGAGCCCGCCGGCGCCCGGGCCCGGCGCCACATCCAcgcgccccgcgccgcgcccgccgccgcccgggccCCCCGCGCGCCCCCCGCGCGCCCCCCGGGCCCTAGGCGCGGGGCATGCCCCGGCGCGCGCCGCCAACGCCAACGCCAACGCTCGCGGGCCCGGGGCTCGCGGGGGGCGCGCGGGCAGGTGCCGGCGCCGCGAGGCGCGAATCGCCGCGGCGGCCGAGGCCGAGGGGCCCGGGAGGAgcgggggcgcgggcgcggggccCGCCGGGCCGTCCTCGCGcggcgcgccgccgccgccccgctcCTCCCACCGCGCGGCGCCCGCCCGGCTCGTCCCGGCGGCGCTGGCCGGCCGCGTCGCGCCCGCCGCCggccgccccggcccggcccgacCCGCGCGCAccccgccgcccgcgccggcCCCGCGGCCCGCCCGCGCCCTCCCGCCCGTCCGCCCGCGCGCGCGGCTTCCGGGGCGGCGGAGCGCTGTGGCGGCGGCCCTCagagcgcggcggcggcggcggcgcggggctcGGCGCACATCCTCCCGGCGGCTCGCTCCGGCTCGGACTGAGCGCCCGGCGCTGAGCTCacgccgccgccccgccccgcgccccgccccgcgcgccgccccgccccgcgcgccgtCTGGGGCCGCGCGGCCGCCGCAGCCGAGCGCCGGCCAGGAATGCGACCGCCTCCCCGGCGCGGCTCTTCCAGGAACGCGCGCTCCCCCCGCCCGCGCTCGGGCCGCTCGGCTGTGGTCGGGCCTGTCCGCCCGGGGCTCGGGCCAGTCCGCCCAGGACTCGGCTCCGCTCGGATTCGCCTCGGCCCCGCTCGGCTCTTCTCAGCCCCGCCCACCCGGGACTCGGCCCCGCTCGGCCCCGCCCACCCGGGGCTCGGCCCCGCTCGGCCCGGCTCGGCCCCGCCCGCCGGAAGGCCGctcggcgggggcggcggcggcgcccgggGGCCCCCTTTCCGGCCGAGGCGGCTTCCTGCGCGGCTGGGAAGGCGCccgtcccgccgccgccgccgccgccggggcctGGAAACCCACACGCGGCCCCCGCCGCAACCGCAACCCAGCGGAGCGGCGGGCGGGACAGGGCTGCGCGGCCCCGCCACGGGGACGCCACACGGCGCGATCCGCGCGTCCCCGCGCACGCCGGCCTCCGTGCAGCGGGACCCGGGTGCACGCAGTACGGGCGCCGCTGCCCGCCGCGGGTCCCTGCACCTCAGGGTCGCGACGCCCCGGGCCGCCACACGGGAAACACCCTGCGCCACGTGTCCGGGACCCCCACACGCAGGCGCGGCGCAGCCCCACCCCACGCGGGGCGGTTGGCGGCTGCCCCGGCCGCTCGCGCCCCTGA